A genomic stretch from Chaetodon auriga isolate fChaAug3 chromosome 17, fChaAug3.hap1, whole genome shotgun sequence includes:
- the LOC143335224 gene encoding CD209 antigen-like protein D gives MSSNDHEDPNLTMSERYSKGVQEDGRERAERLLDINDGAEHGGAVSTQDGGAHAHLPPVQRTLSCALILGLLLIVGVTVLSRHYISLILEKHQLSKDFKELQTSYENLSNGYCQSQRTESQTQDGAIRDKGWKRFRCSCYYKSTERRTWTASRRFCQSRGADLVIINSKEEHDFVRELNEAGASWIGLQAVKTYQWQQELEWKWVDGSTPTYLAWHVGADLTPVDGSTAYMDPQGSINHGNDGAKQWICETRMY, from the exons ATGTCGTCCAACGACCACGAAGACCCAAACCTGACAATGAGCGAGAGGTACAGCAAAGGTGTCCAAGAGGACGGACGAGAGCGAGCGGAGAGACTGCTGGACATCAACGACGGCGCCGAGCATGGCGGCGCTGTCTCCACGCAGGACGGAG GAGCACACGCTCATCTTCCACCTGTTCAAAGAACCCTTTCATGTGCACTGATCCTGGGTCTGCTGCTTATAGTCGGAGTGACCGTCCTGTCCAGACACT ATATTTCACTCATTTTGGAGAAACACCAGCTGAGTAAGGACTTTAAGGAGCTGCAGACCAGTTATGAAAACCTGAGCAACGGTTACTGCCAGTCACAGCGGACAGAGAGCCAGACACAGGACGGCGCTATCCGTGACAAAG GATGGAAGAGATTCCGGTGCAGCTGTTACTACAAATCCACGGAGAGGAGGACCTGGACAGCCAGCAGGAGGTtctgtcagagcagaggagcagatcTGGTCATAATAAACAGCAAAGAGGAGCAT GACTTTGTCAGGGAGCTGAATGAAGCGGGAGCTTCCTGGATCGGCCTGCAGGCAGTGAAAACATACCAGTGGCAGCAGGAACTGGAGTGGAAGTGGGTGGACGGGTCAACGCCGACATATCT GGCCTGGCACGTAGGAGCGGACCTGACGCCTGTGGACGGGTCCACGGCATACATGGATCCACAAGGATCAATCAACCACGGCAACGACGGAGCCAAACAATGGATCTGTGAGACACGGATGTACTGA
- the LOC143335116 gene encoding uncharacterized protein LOC143335116: MSSDIYARPDPLKKLKYSRRDEKAEWQEKEVEIYESVDAAGGDDAELDLHEAGLHKQKNPAAAHRRPVSAAVVCLGVLCLLLLTGIILLSIYYISVTLTKDQLQANFNKLSDSHIQLQGNYSGMALNNSRLQSSYEAVSKNHSQLQEEVKQLKGKIEGRRCPEGWRKFGCSCYFKYSQRTSWQSSRNQCQNKEADLVVINSKEEQKFVIELSEKDESWIGLEETWKSTRWVWEWVDGSPLTQTFWASGLQNDGNQYAACCDQQGKLTQRKYHDYTSGICEK; this comes from the exons ATGTCCTCAGATATTTACGCCAGACCAGATCCATTAAAGAAGCTAAAATACAGCAGAAGGGACGAGAAAGCAGAGTggcaggagaaggaggtggagatCTACGAGAGCGTCGACGCTGCTGGAGGTGATGACGCTGAACTTGATTTACACGAAGCAG GGCTGCACAAACAGAAGAATCCTGCAGCCGCCCACAGACGACCTGTCAGCGCCGCTGTGGTGTGTTTAGGAGTGCTGTGCCTCCTGCTGCTAACTGGAATCATCCTGTTATCCATATACT ATATTTCAGTCACTTTAACAAAAGACCAGCTGCAGGCCAATTTCAACAAGCTGAGCGACAGTCATATCCAACTCCAGGGAAACTATTCAG GCATGGCACTCAACAACAGTCGTTTACAGAGCAGTTATGAAGCAGTGAGTAAGAACCACAGCCAGCTACAGGAGGAGGTAAAGCAGCTGAAGGGCAAGATTGAAG GGAGGAGGTGTCCTGAAGGATGGAGGAAATTTGGATGCAGCTGTTACTTTAAGTACAGTCAGAGGACATCgtggcagagcagcagaaaccaGTGTCAGAACAAAGAAGCAGATCTGGTGGTTATAAACAGCAAAGAGGAacag AAGTTTGTCATCGAGCTGAGTGAGAAGGACGAGTCCTGGATTGGTCTTGAAGAAACATGGAAATCAACACGTTGGGTTTGGGAATGGGTGGACGGATCACCGCTGACACAAAC GTTCTGGGCATCAGGACTGCAGAACGATGGGAACCAGTACGCAGCATGTTGTGATCAACAAGGAAAACTGACACAAAGAAAATATCATGATTATACGAGCGGGATCTGTGAGAAGTAG